AAAAGACATTTAATGGCAGAGAATGATAACAGGCAGTCCGAATAGAGGGACACTCTGGAGTGGATCCCATGTGGTTCAGGAGAGGAGTTGCCAGATCCATCCATGAATCCTCCGCTATGGGGAAAAACATGTAgcacacaagcaagcaagccATCTGCACTAGTGTGCAAACATCACCTGCTATACAGTTATATTCCTAGAGTCTGGAtaaatcggtgtgtgtgtgtctgtgtttgtgtttgtgtgtgtgtgtgtgtgtgtgtgtgtttgtgcgtgtgtgtgtgtacttctgtaATCTCCTCCATTAGAAAATGTAGCTAATTTTGTCCTGTGCTGTTTGCTATCTAACTAGTCTTCATCTGGTCTTGGCAGTTTGCTCGTAACTGGGAGAAACATCAGACTTAAGGAACACACTCAGGTGTTGATTTGAAATTGTAGTACAGGCAGTACCCTCCCTGGAGCAGTTAAGCTGGTTGGAATGTAAATCTGTGCATCTGCGCAGAATCATGTGGgcctctgggtgtgtgtttgtatcagttTGTATGAATTTGTCAACCCTGTATCTGTGTGCCTTGATCTAAAAACTTGCACGGTAAAATtgtaaaaaattaaattaaaagttaaAATTACACTGACCTGAAACTAATTTATCATCATGTGCTACTGTAATATCTTCATGtattttatctttctttcctgttcctcttttctaatctttttgtttttgttttttctttctccggCTTTCTCTTGGGAGAAAACTAAAAAGAGCCcaagacagaagaagaggagcGACAAGCTAACGGGCTAACGATCATTAAAAAGACTAATCAGGAGAAATCAGCTACTACCTACGATGGTTTGAATCACAAGTTAAAGGGCACACATACACCTAAGGTATTCTCATTCTCGTTGAGTCTGGCAGAGATAAGTACAAGCCCAGTATCACTAGTTGGAGCAGTTGTGACGGGGGAGGCCAGAGGGGTGGGAAGGTTGTGAAGTTTGCTGGAATGACAGGATCCATGTACAAATGTAACAGGGTTGTTCGGCAGGAGAAGACATACAGGCTTCAGCAGTAACCTGGCAGATGAAGGACTAGAGAGTAGTCACTGCTTTAGCTCAAACACATCTCTGTGATTCattttcactctttccctcacatTCAATCGCActaacacatgcactcacactcaaactcacattcacactcacacgtacactcCCCCCTTTTTCCCCATACTGTTAAAAATAATTTTCTCAAATCCCCACACCTTCTACTTCCCTtgtttcctcctccccctcttttctctcttcttctttcactctttgtcatcaccccctcctcactctaatcctcccctctcttctatCTCCCTGTATCTCTaactccctccctttcccatattctctctctctctctctctctctctctctctctctcttccttccgtTCACTTCTGTGCTCCTGCAGAGTGTTTGAATAATGGATGAGCGTAAgaggagggccagagagagagagaaaaagaagatggagagagagagagaaaaaagatggagagagagggagaaagaaaatggagagagagtgaaagaagatggagagagagtgaaagaagatggagagagagagagaaagctaaaGTGGGTCCCATGGAGCCTTAGAGGAGAGGTACCAGCTAACAACACGACCCGCACATCTATAGTTTAGTGCAAGATGGCTGGAAGGAGGAGTGGAGtatggaggggaggaggggagggaggaggtgagaaTTGGAGAGGGTGTGGCGCTGTGCtgagttgtttgtttttcttctttctcacattctcacacacacatttcctttcaTTCTGCACATCCTTCACCACCATGGGGTTTGGCTCAAGAGAAGAAGTGCActgttgaagagagagaaagaaagagacacgaAGCAGGTGAGTGTgcagataaacagacacaaaacaggGAGAGAGTTAACAAGTCAAAAGATACCATAAGACTGACATACAGACAGGTGTCTGCACTCTACAGCACCTCATCCTCTGACATCCTAATCCATTACATTTCAGCAGCATAAACTGCTTGCTGTTTCTCTATGGTGTTGCTGTGCATCATTCTGCACGGTGCAGATAAATAATTGACTGGTCTGAGGCCCGCTGCATTATTGACGTGGTGAGGGGTGAGTTCAGCCGGTCACATGGGCTCCCGCCGCCACGGCACAGGCTActgctgccacagacacactcccggCAAATATTTTGTCTCTAAAAGAACGTGGAATGTATAAGTTCATAAATTAAGAATCCAGCCAtccacctatctatctatctatctatctatctatctatctatatatatatatttatctgtctgtctatctatctgtctgtctatctatatatctatctatatatttatctatctatctatctatctatctgtctgtctgtctgtctgtctgtctgtctgtctgtctatctatctatctatttatctatctgtctgtctatctatctgtctatctgtctgtttactctacatgtctatctatctagtttgcagttaaatgtaaaatgtgtctgaGTTGAAGTGGTGTTTGGTGCGACTCACAGCAAATGATTCCAACCAGGATGACACCAATAACTCCCATGATTATCATCATctagaaaaagacaaaaagcaaTTGGTTAACCGCAAgtcagctctccctctctctctcacacacacacacacacacaaacacttccgtGCCGACGGTGATGGACTGAGACGGATGATAGGGTGAGTACTGGAACTGCATAAAGAGTAGAAAACTGCATAGTCAGCAAAAGGTAAGAAACGGAACTGGAGTCTCCGACTGATGGATTCTAAGCCTGTCAACAGTTGGGGATAGAATCCCACTTGGGCTTAAGATGGGCCATGTTTTACCAATCTGCCTCTCTCAGCTTAATTTAAACAAAAGACCAAGAAACCTTCGGTTCCCAGCGTGAACCTGCACTTCCAGGAGGCCTGATTCAGCACAATGCGCAGGGTCTAGGGTGAAACAGCACTGACTGATGATTGAGAACAGCAGGAAActggagtgacacacacactcacactcacacactcacacacacacacacacacacacacacacacacacacacacacacacacgcacaggagtGATAGATGGAGACCACTGAAAACAACCCCACTGGAAATAAACCTAAAGAACAGGATAGTATCTCATGTGAGTCAACTGTTCCTGTTCTGCTGAACCAAAAAAGTTCAGATGATTAAAGAATAGAGTGGCCTCACAATTTGAATTATAAAACAAATCCATGCCAGACCTGAGGCAGTTCCATTCCAGTTAGCTGGAACTGTTTTCGAAATGAAATGAGAACGTTGACAAGCAAGCGATTCTCAAATTGATCTAAAATGGCGTGTGTTTTGTCTCGTTAATGGTATGTAACGCTTCCCTATGGTGCTTCATACTGATGTCTTTGAATCACCCTGTGTGAACATGTGCGGAGTGTCGTTTACCCTCTAAAATGGCTTATGCTGTGAAACAATGTCTGATTATTAGCAGCCCTTATTCACACTCAAACAGTACTCATATCACATTAATTTGCTATGGTTCACTGCTACCACTCTATCTGTACCAGATGCAACTCCATCCCCAGGAGCTTGTAGATGGAGAGTGCCTTTAAATGCTATTTACTATCTGACTGGCATTACTGTTACACAACAGAGCACTGCTctgccttccctccctctcattctgcCACAAAGACCAAGCTGTTCCAGTGCTAATGAAGTAATTAACACCACTgactaacacacagagaggcttctaccacactgtctgtctgtctgtctgtctgagtggaCATGCACAATCTATAtcggaaaaacacacacacattctctctctctttctttctcacgcCCATCTGTCTGTGCTGGGCGTTCTGCTCACCTTGCAGTTCTTCCACCAGTATTTGTTCTTCAGCTTGGCAGCGCAGCTCTCAAACTGCGAGGCGCCGGCCTGGAGCGCGTCTGCCCGGTCATCCAGCTCCGACAGCTTCTGGTCCCTCTCCAGCACCTTGTCCACGTTCACACGCATGATGTCCACCACCTGAGGGGCATATACCGCAGGGATGAGGGGCAGATTTCAGAGGGcgttggggggagaggggtaggTATAGGGCAGGTTTTTGTGCAAGTTTTTGAGAAGTGAGAAAAGAGATTTTAAAGGAGTGAGGAGACTTTGGTCTTGGGTTTAGGAGAGAAGGGCAGATTTAAGACTggcatatacagtggggaaaataagtatttgaacccctgccgattttgcaagtttggccacttgcaaagaaatgtgtgatctataattctaatggtaggtgtattttaacagtgagaaatagaatatcaacaaacaaatccagaaaactgcatttcataacatttatgactttatttgtatttgatgcagaaaataagtatttgaacccccaagcaaacagcaagaattctggctcccaatgaccagttatgtgcccaagaagcacacagattagtcctcattaggcctaacaaggtacacctgatctcaactggtgacgtgtataaaagaaacctgtccaaagaatcatacttcacaccttcaacctcaccaccatgggcaagaccaaagagttgaccaaggacgtcagagataagattgtagacctgcacaaggctggaatgggttacaaaaccatcggcaagcagcttggtgagaagcagacaactattggtgcgattattcgtaaatggaagcaacaccaaacaactgtcaatcgctctaggtctggggctccatgcaagctatcccctcgtgcggtatcggtgatcatccgaaaggtgcagaataaccccagaactacaccgggggagcttgtgaatgatctcaaggcagctgggaccacagtcaccaagaaaaccattggcaacacactacgccgtaatggtttgaagtactgcagcactcgcaaggtccccctgctcaaggaagcacatgtacagggccgtctgaagtttgccaatgaacacttaaatgattctaaggaggattgggagacaggatgtggtcagatgagaccaaaatcaagctctttggcatcaactcaacttgccgcgtttggagggggaagaatgctgaatatgacaccatccccaccgtcaagcatggaggtggaaacattatgctttggggctgtttctctgccaagggtacaggacgactccactgcatcgaggggactatagatggggccatgtaacgtggaatattgggcttgaacctcattccctcattccctcccattgaaaacgcaaccttaaggatttggagaggatctgcaaagaggagtggaccaaaatcccccCTGAGATGTGTggaaacctggtgaccaactacaagaaaagtctgacgtctgtgcttgccaacaagggttattccaccaagtactaagtcatgttttgctaggggttcaaatacttattttctgcatcaaatgcaaattaagtcataaatgttgtaaaatgcagttttctggatttttttgttgatattctgtttctcactgttaaaatacacctactattacaattatagagcacacatttctttgcaagtggccaaacttgcgaaatcggcaggggttcaaatacttttccCCACTGTAGGTATACGAGAGACGACAGAAGAGGGATATATTTTAGGAGTTCTAAGTCCGTAGAGAGGGACAGATTTTGGCAGGGTTGGAGGGAAGGGGTAAATTCAGGAGGGATTATAGGAGGGGCATATGTACAAGAGGGGCGATTTTAGTGGAAAGGAAGAAGGGTAGGTTTAGGAGGAGAAGGCAGATTTAAGGGAGAAATGGCAGATTTGTGAGTTGGTTGTGGGTGATTCAAAGATGTGAGCGAAGTTTTTGTGAAGGTTATGAGAGGGGATGAgattagtgttgtgtgtgtgtgggtgagagagggtgagagcgagagagagagagagaaggaaagaatgcAGGTGGAGGACAAACTGAAGGGAATGAGGGCTTAGACAGGCAGGTAGTGATTTAATGACTACCTGATGAAATGTGAGGTTCAAGAAAGAAAGATTGGCGGTGAGGTTTAAAGAGCACTGGTCTGGTTTGTTAAAGAGAACTGATTTTTTTGGGGTAAGGGTTTGATCCCAGGGAGCAATTGCCTTTTGGCCAGATCCGCACGTAAGCCTTTAGATCCGTCTCTAGCTCACACACGGTTTTCTGACTGTGGGGCAGATCCTGCAAGCAGTGCAGTATTTCTACCGGCTTACAGATTCGGCCCAGATCCGTTTCCCACCACTCAACCTAAAGCCCCAAGAAGATGTGTTTAAAAGATGATACGCCCTAACCCGTAACACGAATCTGAGCTGACAGTGACAGAAATAATAGTAATGGAACCTATCTAAAAAGTTTAGAGTTGCGCTGTACAATACTGGCCACTTGTGTCTACGTTAAGGCTGAAATTAAGCTATAGCGTGGTTTTGTTGGGTTATTTTAACAGTGCTTAGTAGTTTTGCGTAACCCAGCTGCAGGAATAGTTGTATTCGTGAAACTGatgtttcctttttcttctactttcagatCAACCGTGGAGATGTCTGAATATCGACCCAAACAGTGGAATTTCCCctcaaataaaaaatggaaaGTAGTCTCCTTTCACAGCCAGTTATTTCTgtaagtttttgtttttgttttactgtGTTTGGTATTAGCTATCTACATTAGCCTACAAATTGAGCTATTGCGGAAATGTAACGTTATTACTTGGCCAGCATAGTACATTATGCGCTGATGAAGCCGTTAGAGTTGGCTAAGATCTGGCGAGCAGATCCGTGCTGTACTTGAAACGCGGAGACCCATAGGCTACTGAAACGGAGCTGGACAGTGCTGGCCCATATCTGCTAAAGATCCGTGATGCGGATTCGGGACTCTTTTGAGCCCATGTGCGTTTGGACTAAGGAACCGGTCTGGTTGGCGGATCCGGCCCATATCCGACCCAGCGTCTTTTTGCTATCAGGGGTGAGTCTATGGGCCCAGTTTCATTGTCTGGCATAGAGCAAAGCAATAAGCTAATtgaataacttggcaaaatcagtCTGCTAATTTAATatcatgagcaagatcctaagcgctAAGATCTTAAACATGGGTGGTTCAAAACTCCCAAACGCCACAGAacagctttagttcatgcgcgaGGGTCTTCTCGTTGTCTGTAGATGAAATAAAATATGAGCAATTTCTCTGGTCTCACATTTGTATGCTGTGATGTCTTCTGTTCAAAGATAACTCCATAAGGGAGGGTGGGTTTCTCTGAAAACAGCGCTTTCTAGCTGACCTCGTTTGAGTTCCCCTTACAGACATGCCTAGCTCACACAGGCTTAGTGTGCGCTGGGCTCAGTGATGCATTCTGCTCTCACATACTTAAGGAAAAATTAGAGCTAATTAGGAAGACATCTTTTTTTACAGTAAGATTATACAGTACATGCCtcatgcctctctctcattgcctctctcacggtcacacacatacacacacacacacacacacacacacactgatacacacaaacacacacacaccatcgcacCTCATccacttgtgcttgtgtttgctgTAGTCTCCGGTtgctggtggtgttggggggaggggcaggggcACCACCGGGACCTCCATCAGCTCCGGgggcagcatcagaggctggAGCAGACCTAGAGGTAGTGGGGGACGCACACAATtaagagagatgaaggaaggTTCTGGAGATTTGAATTATCTGTTACTTTGCAAAGCTGTGGCAATGCCTTGCTAAGTGCCATAAGAAATCCCAAAGAGAGTGATTTATTGTATTACACTTTCAATCTGTACATAATCTCGTACCCGAAGGGGGGTAGAGCATGCTGTCCTTTTCATACAAATCCAGTAATCCACTCAAGCACAGATATGGCTCTGGTACAAATGTAGTAACTGTCTAAGATGTAAGTAGCTGACCATAACACATAGGCAGTCAGGGATACTTGCACATCGAATTAATACACATGTACAAAACGCGAATAAAAAGCGATATGTATCGTATGACTATCAGTTCAGGAGAATAACTTCAATTTGCTTTAGGGTTGGTTGGTATGAGGAAAAGCAATCAGCATATGTGGAGGATAATCTCCCGTGGAAAGAGACTTTTCCATCTATATTATAAAGCTGAGTAAGCAGATGGAAAGAAAGCCCCGCAGTTCCCCGAGGAGTGCTCCGTTTATCAATGCCCCATAAAGCTGTCGCTTCGCTAACGTACAGTTGCCATTACTGCCAATACTTCTAAATTCCGCTAGAAACACGGACCTGTGATTCTACAACCAATGATATGCCACAATCATTTCTTCCATCAAAACATAAtctcgaaaaaaaaaacacaaaaagatgtAAAGATTTTGGCAACAGGACTATCAGTAAATCACCGaccttaaaatatatattttaaaacgaAGTGAGAATTCATAaaattaattagcctgttgtttgaataagaaaaggaaaggaaagtctGGATACTTACATTTTCAATTCAGTTTAACGCGACAGCTTCACTGACAGGCGAGTCAAAGctggaggaagggggagagagcggGGGAAGGGTCTGGTTACTGTACCAATAAAACAGATCTTCCaaaggggaaagaaagacagaactGGTAGGTCTATTGATCAATGGCAAAAATAATCCAAcagaatagaaaataatgtgtcTGGGTTTGGTCTAAATTTGTGCTTAAATGTCAACGCCGAGCTTTTGCCTCACGAGTCTTCGGTGAAGTGCCGCATAACCGAAGCACGCGTAGGACAGTAATTCAACCTCACTGAGAGTGAAAGGGGGTGTGCCTATAGCTTTAGGTTACTGTATAGGCTAACCTAtatatgaggggggggggggggggggtacaaatccAGTTATCTTCAGTTATTAATCCTCAGAAGTACTTCAACGAAAAATTAAAAATATGATCCTTGAAACCGCTTAAAATCAACCCAAAGCGTGTCAAATTGGGCAGACAATCCGGTGAAGAGGTTTCAACAGTAATCCACTTCTCACAATTAAACAAATTGCTACTTCAATCCTGAGCTATAAAACTTGCATACAGGCAAATTCTACAATCCCCCTCCATATTTTCACGGTTCTACAGACGTCCGTCAATGGATGCGTATTGGTACAGACAGGCTCAGTATTAGTGCGACAGTTTTGTTTGTGCGCCGTAGCTCTATTGGCCAATGCGATAATACTGTACTTCGATCTTCTGCACTGCTTTCCTccttctcacccctctctctctatacccccAGCTCTGCCACCATACAGCAACGACGCTGCGGTAGCTATAGATCGAGTTGAAAATGTTGAGTCCGCTTTTTTTCCACCGACATCAAGACAAGCGCTGGTAACCTGTCGTTCAGTTCGGCGGACTGACTTTGTTGGAGCATGCAGCCTTCGGCATTCCAAACTGGCACACGGGATTAGGTGTAGTTTTGCTTTTCAATCGGACAAATCCATGGTTGCCGCATCTCAGAGGAGAACGCTGGAGTCGGTTGCTATGGTAATATTTCTGGGTAGCAAAGGGAAGCGGTGCTTCAATTGAACTCCTATTTAcggtattttctctgtgcaGTGTGAGCATTCAATTATTTGAACCTTTTTTGGGAAGAGAAACAGATCGACCTGGgggaattttttttaatgaactgtattaAGCTTGTTGAACTCTTTTTCCATCCATATAATTTACTAAAAAGGAATTACTCCTCCCCAACAGTTCGATCCCCTCTGCCTTCCATTGTCAttaaaagcactttgagctgcattcttttgcatgaaaggtgctagataaatcaagtttattattattagtagtattcaGCTTCCGGTTATCAGGCATTATTTTGCCCGGCCACTTAGGACACCAGGCTATACTTAACTTTCCACATGAAAACCCAGACCCTCGAGGTTTCCAATTGGTTTCAGGTAAGGAGGCATCACATCCCCATTGACATCAGGTCAATGCAACATATTtgggcatatatatatatatttgggcatatatatatataaaatgaagagaccacttcaaaatgatcTGTAAAACTTGATTCCTTCTGCTCTGACAATTTTCCAACTCTTGAGTTTTTCCCAGCAGGCAAATGCTCCACTccacacagccaggtcagtgaaggtgtgAATGAAGGACAACCAGATCAGAACCCTGTCATGAACAGCCCAATCCCCATACCTGAATCCCATTGAAAACCTCTGGAATGGTTTgatggtcacaagccatcaaacaaagccgagCTGCTTGAATGTTTGCGCTGAAAACACTgcatattttttattattttgaccagttgtcatttttctgcaaataaatgctctaaatgacaatttttatttgaaattagggtgaaatgttgtcagtagataaaataataaaaccaatatatatagttatatagcTAGTAAAGGTCTTTTGAGGCTCCTGGCATCTGATCAGACCAAGACGACTACAAAACATTGAACAAACCCATGGAAGTAAAaacaaaaggctttttttttttttacccaacgCTTTATTGGGATCATACGGTAGAGAACACAAAAAAGAATTTTAGTTCTTGTAGCCACGGCTGGCTCTGCGACCACGGGCACGCTCGAACTTCCTGCCTTTGGAGCGGATGTACGGCctgtggggagaggggaaggcagagagagagagaggggtcagtATGCTAGAGAGAACCAAACCAGGATACAGACAGAATGATGCACAACAGAGCTGTGGAGGCCATGACACTATTGCAGGGGTATTCAAATAAAATTCAAAGAGGTCCAGTTAAAGAACATTTCCTCAAGCAGAGGTCCGGAACCATCATAATGTCTAACTTGCGTTATGATTCAGTGCCATATATATTAAAGTAGCCTAGTATGTATCAACGTCTGTATGTAGTCAACAACTGACTCAAATCATATAAAGTACAATTCAGGGGCTCCATCTGTGGTTATTGAAACCACTTGTTTCGGCTCTATTCCCCTCTTTGTTAACATCTCCTTTATGGTCAGGtagatgtcctctcctcttgtacTGGTCTGAAGGGGTGTAACACCTAACAAGTCTTCACagaactctttttttcttctttttgaagAACCTTACATAAACTAACAGCTGAGCATTGTCACACTACAGCTAAGCCTACACATGGTGCCTTATGAATTGCTTCATCCAGCTGTGCTATTTCAGTTTTCTTGGTGGCTGATGATGCCGACATAGATAGTGCTTGACAAAAAAGATTTCAGCTACCGCACTAATGCACTCCTTGACAACCCTTCCGTCAGTAAAtgctttttttaatgttgaCCCAAAATCTAAGCAACTGTGTAAGGGAACATTCGTTTTTGGAACCctagaagtttttttttttgcagaaatattACTGTACTGAGAAAACTGCAACCCACAATTGCAGAAATCCTAGAATTTGCAAAATTTCAAGACAGCAAAATCCTGGAGTGACTGGTTAACAAAACGTTGTATTCAAATGTAGCAACTCACTTGGTATGGCTGTGAGGGGTACCTGGGGCCTTGCCGAAGTGCCTGTACACCTCTCTACCCTTACGAGGACCTggagggacaggagaggaaaattccgtttgttaaaaaaatatatagtacattaaataaacaaaaaataaaaaaacctgaCTGATGCTTTAGATTTGTGGTCATAGGAAATAGCCTTCTATACAGTGGTGTCTCTGGATCGATACCAGTAATGTCGTTTGGACAAAGATGAGGAAACCCAGAATTGTGATGCGTGGTTTCATTTCGGAACACAGAATACAGCACAACAGGACAGTCAGGAAAAGCCTTTCAACATATGCAGATggttttgataaaaaaaaaggtcaacTTTGTAAAGACTGAAAAGGAACCCTAAGGACACTGATGCAGCAACCTCAGCATTTCCATTCATCTCTACAACATAACCTCTTAAAGGTTAAATGTCATCATAAACTCGGCCTACACCACCTACACTACTCCATCCTGGCCAACAGCCAACAACATCTTGCACCAGTCACCATACACTGCACTGTCAAATACTGATTAAGAAAATGGCAGACATACACCACAATCGAAAAAATTAACACTAAGCTCTGACCAAATTGAGCATCATCTGCATCCTAAATGGAGTGGGGTTATTGAAGGCTGCAATACACTTAAACAAAACCACGGCTAAGAGTTTACGGTTTACTTTGGAAGTGTGGATTTGGCCAAGAGCAGGTCCAAGACCCAAGTACCAGTTGCACACTCTCTGCAGGTACTCACCAGACA
The DNA window shown above is from Clupea harengus chromosome 11, Ch_v2.0.2, whole genome shotgun sequence and carries:
- the vamp1b gene encoding vesicle-associated membrane protein 2, which gives rise to MSAPASDAAPGADGGPGGAPAPPPNTTSNRRLQQTQAQVDEVVDIMRVNVDKVLERDQKLSELDDRADALQAGASQFESCAAKLKNKYWWKNCKMMIIMGVIGVILVGIICLHFFS